The Camelina sativa cultivar DH55 chromosome 14, Cs, whole genome shotgun sequence genome includes a window with the following:
- the LOC104739127 gene encoding signal peptide peptidase-like 5 — translation MSLPPFGCRLLAAAVTLYLIGLLCVCADTKGGGTAPKIPGCTNDFQMVKVENWVNGESGETFTAMTAQFGALLPSDKDIAVKLPVALTTPLTSCSNLTSKLSGTIALSVRGECTFSAKAEVAQAGGAAALVLINDKEVLDEMVCDENATSLNVSIPVLMITTSSGDALRKSITQNKKVELLLYSPKSPILDYAVVFLWLMSVGTVFIASIWSHVTSPKKNEEQYDELSPKKSSNDDATKAAEDETLDISATGAVIFVISASTFLILLFFFMSAWFILILTIFFCIGGMQGMHNIITTLIKRRCNKCGQKSVKFPLIGNTSILSLVVLLFCLVVAVVWLIKRKTSYAWAGQDIFGICMMINVLQVARLPNIRVATILLCCAFFYDIFWVFISPLIFKQSVMIAVARGSKDTGESIPMLLRVPRLSDPWGGYNMIGFGDILFPGLLICFIFRYDKENNKRVSNGFFPWLMFGYGLGLFLTYLGLYVMNGHGQPALLYLVPCTLGITVILGLVRKELRDLWNYGTEQHPAADVTPSP, via the exons ATGTCATTACCTCCGTTTGGCTGCCGTCTTCTCGCGGCGGCGGTGACCCTCTATCTAATAGGTCTGTTGTGCGTGTGTGCTGACACGAAAGGTGGTGGTACCGCTCCGAAGATTCCTGGTTGTACCAATGATTTTCAAATG GTCAAAGTCGAGAATTGGGTTAACGGAGAAAGCGGCGAGACTTTTACGGCCATGACTGCTCAGTTTGGGGCACTGCTTCCCTCTGATAAAGACATAGCTGTTAAACTTCCGGTTGCTCTCACCACTCCTTTGACCAGTTGCTCCAATTTAACCTCCAAG ctATCTGGTACTATTGCGTTATCTGTGCGTGGCGAATGTACTTTCTCAGCTAAGGCTGAAGTTGCACAAGCAGGAGGAGCTGCAGCGTTGGTGTTGATTAACGATAAAGAAG tgcTGGATGAGATGGTTTGTGATGAGAATGCTACCTCATTGAATGTTTCTATACCTGTTTTGATGATTACAACTTCATCTGGAGATGCACTCAGGAAATCCATTACGCAAAATAAGAAAG TGGAGCTTTTATTGTATTCTCCAAAGAGCCCGATTTTGGATTATGCAGTGGTCTTCCTCTGGCTAATGTCTGTTGGAACAGTTTTCATTGCTTCTATTTGGTCACATGTCACCAGTCCTAAGAAGAATGAGGAGCAATACGATGAATTATCACCCAAG AAATCTTCAAATGATGATGCTACCAAAGCTGCTGAAGATGAAACTCTTGATATCAGTGCTACAGGTGCTGTTATCTTTGTCATATCAGCGTCCACGTTCCTCattttgctcttcttcttcatgtcaGCGTGGTTCATCTTGATCCTGACCATATTTTTCTGCATTGGTGGTATGCAG GGAATGCATAATATTATCACTACACTCATAAAAAG GAGATGCAATAAATGCGGCCAGAAGAGTGTAAAATTCCCTCTGATTGGGAATACCTCAATTCTCTCACTCGTGGTTCTGTTATTCTGCTTGGTGGTTGCTGTCGTCTGGTTAATAAAGCGCAAAACTTCCTACGCATGGGCAGGCCAAGATATTTTT GGTATTTGCATGATGATAAATGTTTTGCAAGTGGCTCGGCTACCTAATATCAGG GTTGCTACCATTCTTCTCTGTTGTGCGTTTTTCTATGACATCTTTTGGGTATTCATATCACCTCTAATCTTCAAGCAAAGTGTTATGATTGCG GTTGCACGTGGGAGCAAAGACACTGGAGAATCTATTCCCATGCTTTTAAGAGTACCACGGCTTTCTGATCCATGGGGTGGTTACAACATGATCGGTTTTGGAGACATTCTTTTCCCGGGACTTCTCATATGCTTTATATTCAG ATATGAcaaggaaaataacaaaagagtCTCAAATGGATTTTTCCCATGGTTGATGTTTGGCTACGGACTTGGGCTATTCTTAACATACTTGGGATTGTATGTTATGAACGGACATGGTCAACCTGCATTGCTCTATCTTGTCCCTTGCACGCTTG GAATCACGGTCATTCTAGGGTTGGTGAGGAAAGAACTGAGGGACTTGTGGAACTATGGGACTGAACAGCATCCAGCTGCAGATGTAACTCCATCTCCATAA
- the LOC104739128 gene encoding histone-lysine N-methyltransferase ATX2-like isoform X1 — translation MISMSCISKPLEEEEEEDTQIKIELNDDHHHAESDLPVRYASLESVYSVSSSSSSLCRISAPTASSSHNRINPHKQQFSHADGFELRSHRRPDIVHVYCRRKRRSRKRRESFVELAISQNEGVERKGGIVKTETTELDDDDDEEVEKEKKKKPKPKRRRVGNGELMNLGVDSTTLSISDTPGLRGCRIKAVCSGSKQNGSSRRKKSFVKNQEKVLTASATAKKWVRLSYDGVDPTTFIGLQCKVFWPLDAVWYPGSIIGYNVETKHHIVKYGDGDGEELALRREKIKFLISRDEMELLNMKFGTNDVAVDGQDYDELVILAASFEECQDFEPKDIIWAKLTGHAMWPAIIVDESVIVKRKGLNNKASGGRSVLVQFFGTHDFARIQVKQAVLFLKGLLSRSPLKCKQPRFEEAMEEAKMYLKEYKLPGRMDQLQKVADTDCSERTNSGEVDSSNSGDDHTKDGEVWLRPMELGDCLHRIGDLQIINLGRIVTDSEFFKDSQHTWPEGYTAIRKFISLKADPDASAMYKMEVLRDAESKNRPVFRVTTNSGEQFKGETPSACWNKIYNRIKKIQSASISPDVMGKGLLESGTDMFGFSNPEVDKLIQGLLQSKPPSKVSQRKYSSGKYQDHPTGYRPVRVDWKDLDKCNVCHMDEEYENNLFLQCDKCRMMVHTRCYGQLEPRDGILWLCNLCRPGALDIPPRCCLCPVVGGAMKPTTDGRWAHLACAIWIPETCLLDVKKMEPIDGINKVNKDRWKLLCSICGVSYGACIQCSNSSCRVAYHPLCARAAGLCVELADEDRLFLLSMEDDEADQCIRLLSFCKRHRQTSNNHLETEYIIKPAHNIAKYLPPPSPSGCARTEPYNYLGRRGRKEPEALAGASSKRLFVENQPFIVGGYSRHEISTYERIYGSKMSQIITPSNILSMAEKYTYMKETYRKRLAFGKSGIHGFGIFTKLPHRAGDMVIEYTGELVRAPIADKREHLIYNSMVGAGTYMFRIDNERVIDATRTGSIAHLINHSCEPNCYSRVISVNGDEHIIIFAKRDVAKWEELTYDYRFFSIDERLACYCGFPRCRGVVNDTEAEEQQANIHASRSELKDWTEA, via the exons ATGATCTCAATGTCGTGTATCTCAAAAcctttggaggaagaagaagaagaagatacgcAAATCAAAATCGAACTCAACGACGACCACCACCACGCTGAATCTGATCTTCCTGTTCGTTACGCCTCTCTTGAGAGCGTCTACTCcgtttcctcttcttcgtcttcattgTGTCGTATTAGCGCCCCTACTGCTTCATCATCACATAACAGAATCAATCCCCATAAGCAGCAATTCAGTCATGCGGATGGTTTTGAGTTGCGCTCTCATCGCCGACCTGATATTGTTCACGTTTATTGTCGTCGTAAGAGGAGGAGCAGGAAGCGGCGTGAGTCTTTCGTCGAGTTAGCAATATCTCAGAATGAGGGAGTGGAGAGAAAGGGTGGGATTGTGAAAACTGAAACTACggagcttgatgatgatgatgatgaggaggtggagaaggagaagaagaagaagccgaaGCCGAAGAGGAGGAGGGTTGGTAATGGCGAGCTTATGAATTTGGGCGTGGATTCTACTACTTTAAGTATCTCTGATACTCCGGGGTTAAGGGGATGTCGAATCAAAGCTGTGTGTAGCGGAAGTAAACAAAATGGATCTTCCCGGAGGAAGAAGAGTTTTGTCAAGAATCAGGAGAAGGTTCTCACAGCGTCTGCCACTGCTAAGAAATGGGTCAG GTTGAGTTATGATGGTGTTGATCCTACAACTTTCATTGGGCTACAATGCAAG GTTTTTTGGCCATTGGATGCTGTTTGGTATCCTGGTTCTATCATTGGATATAATGTAGAGACAAAGCATCACATT GTTAAatatggagatggagatggcgAGGAATTAGCTCTTCGTCGTGaaaagatcaaatttttaatttctcgtGACGAGATGGAGTTGCTAAACATGAAGTTTGGTACCAACGATGTGGCCGTTGATGGTCAAGATTATGATGAACTGGTTATATTGGCTGCTTCGTTTGAGGAGTGCCAAGATTTTGAGCCTAAAGACATCATATGGGCGAAACTAACTG GTCATGCTATGTGGCCAGCAATTATTGTGGATGAGTCTGTTATAGTAAAGCGGAAAGGTCTAAACAACAAGGCATCTGGAGGAAGATCAGTCCTCGTACAGTTTTTCGGCACCCATGATTTCGCTAG aATACAAGTCAAACAAGCGGTCTTATTTCTTAAAGGGCTTCTCTCACGATCTCCCCTGAAGTGCAAGCAACCTCGTTTTGAAGAGGCCATGGAGGAAGCAAAAAT GTACCTAAAAGAATATAAGCTTCCAGGAAGGATGGATCAACTTCAAAAAGTTGCTGATACTGATTGTTCGGAAAGGACTAATAGTGGAGAAGTGGACAGCTCAAACTCTGGTGATGATCACACAAAAGATGGAGAAGTCTGGTTGCGACCAATGGAACTTGGAGATTGCTTGCATAGAATCGGAGATCTGCAAATAATTAATCTTG GAAGGATCGTGACAGACTCCGAATTCTTCAAGGATAGTCAGCATACTTGGCCGGAAGGGTATACAGCTATAAGAAAGTTCATATCACTAAAAG CAGATCCTGATGCATCTGCCATGTACAAAATGGAAGTGCTTAGAGATGCTGAGTCAAAGAATCGCCCTGTTTTCAGAGTGACAACCAACAGCGGTGAGCAG TTCAAAGGGGAAACTCCATCTGCCTGCtggaataaaatatataataggaTAAAAAAGATTCAGAGTGCTTCCATTAGTCCTGATGTTATGGGTAAAGGACTTCTAGAATCTGGTACAGATATGTTTGGCTTCTCCAACCCAGAAGTCGATAAACTTATTCAG GGGCTATTACAATCCAAACCACCTTCAAAGGTTTCTCAGCGCAAATATAGTTCAGGAAAGTATCAAGATCATCCTACTGGTTACCGACCTGTACGGGTGGACTGGAAAGATCTTGATAAGTGTAATGTCTGCCACATGGATGAG GAATATGAGAACAATCTGTTCCTACAATGTGATAAATGTAGAATGATG GTCCATACTAGATGCTATGGGCAGTTGGAACCCCGTGATGGCATTCTGTGGTTATGCAACTTGTGTCGTCCTGGCGCTCTTGATATTCCTCCTCGATGTTGTCTTTGTCCTGTAGTAG GGGGTGCTATGAAGCCGACAACTGATGGGCGCTGGGCTCATCTGGCTTGTGCCATATGGATCCCAG AAACATGCTTACTGGATGTGAAGAAGATGGAACCTATCGATGGGATTAATAAAGTCAATAAG GATCGTTGGAAATTATTATGCAGCATCTGTGGTGTATCTTATGGAGCTTGTATCCAA TGTTCAAATAGTTCTTGTCGGGTGGCCTATCATCCACTATGTGCACGAGCTGCTGGTCTCTGTGTTGAG CTTGCAGATGAGGATAGGCTTTTTCTTCTATCAATGGAGGATGATGAAGCAGATCAGTGCATCCGCCTGCTTTCATTTTGCAAGAGGCATCGACAAACATCAAATAACCACCTAGAAACAGAGTACATTATCAAACCTGCTCATAATATTGCCAAGTACCTCCCACCTCCTAGTCCATCTGGCTGTGCTCGAACTG AGCCATATAATTATCTTGGAAGAAGAGGACGAAAGGAACCCGAAGCTCTTGCTGGTGCTTCTTCAAAACGTTTATTTGTTGAGAATCAGCCGTTTATTGTTGGCGGATACTCTCGACATGAAATTTCAACCTACGAACGCATATATGGATCAAAGATGTCACAAATTATTACTCCAAGCAATATTCTGTCTATGGCcgaaaaatatacatacatgaAGGAAACTTACAGGAAGAGATTAGCATTCG GGAAATCAGGAATCCATGGTTTTGGGATCTTTACAAAGCTTCCGCACAGGGCAGGAGATATG GTGATTGAATACACTGGGGAACTTGTTAGGGCGCCAATAGCTGACAAGAGAGAACATCTTATATACAACTCAATGGTG ggtGCTGGGACCTATATGTTTAGAATTGATAATGAGCGGGTCATAGACGCAACAAGAACAGGAAGTATTGCCCACCTGATCAATCACTCATGTGAG CCAAATTGCTATTCAAGAGTCATTAGTGTTAATGGTGATGAGCATATTATCATATTTGCAAAGAGGGATGTCGCAAAATGGGAGGAATTGACCTATGATTACAG ATTCTTTTCAATTGATGAGCGCCTTGCATGTTACTGTGGTTTCCCAAGATGCCGGGGTGTTGTTAATGACACAGAAGCTGAAGAACAACAGGCAAATATTCATGCTTCTCGCTCTGAGTTAAAAGATTGGACAGAAGCCTGA
- the LOC104739128 gene encoding histone-lysine N-methyltransferase ATX2-like isoform X2 — MISMSCISKPLEEEEEEDTQIKIELNDDHHHAESDLPVRYASLESVYSVSSSSSSLCRISAPTASSSHNRINPHKQQFSHADGFELRSHRRPDIVHVYCRRKRRSRKRRESFVELAISQNEGVERKGGIVKTETTELDDDDDEEVEKEKKKKPKPKRRRVGNGELMNLGVDSTTLSISDTPGLRGCRIKAVCSGSKQNGSSRRKKSFVKNQEKVLTASATAKKWVRLSYDGVDPTTFIGLQCKVFWPLDAVWYPGSIIGYNVETKHHIVKYGDGDGEELALRREKIKFLISRDEMELLNMKFGTNDVAVDGQDYDELVILAASFEECQDFEPKDIIWAKLTGHAMWPAIIVDESVIVKRKGLNNKASGGRSVLVQFFGTHDFARIQVKQAVLFLKGLLSRSPLKCKQPRFEEAMEEAKMYLKEYKLPGRMDQLQKVADTDCSERTNSGEVDSSNSGDDHTKDGEVWLRPMELGDCLHRIGDLQIINLGRIVTDSEFFKDSQHTWPEGYTAIRKFISLKDPDASAMYKMEVLRDAESKNRPVFRVTTNSGEQFKGETPSACWNKIYNRIKKIQSASISPDVMGKGLLESGTDMFGFSNPEVDKLIQGLLQSKPPSKVSQRKYSSGKYQDHPTGYRPVRVDWKDLDKCNVCHMDEEYENNLFLQCDKCRMMVHTRCYGQLEPRDGILWLCNLCRPGALDIPPRCCLCPVVGGAMKPTTDGRWAHLACAIWIPETCLLDVKKMEPIDGINKVNKDRWKLLCSICGVSYGACIQCSNSSCRVAYHPLCARAAGLCVELADEDRLFLLSMEDDEADQCIRLLSFCKRHRQTSNNHLETEYIIKPAHNIAKYLPPPSPSGCARTEPYNYLGRRGRKEPEALAGASSKRLFVENQPFIVGGYSRHEISTYERIYGSKMSQIITPSNILSMAEKYTYMKETYRKRLAFGKSGIHGFGIFTKLPHRAGDMVIEYTGELVRAPIADKREHLIYNSMVGAGTYMFRIDNERVIDATRTGSIAHLINHSCEPNCYSRVISVNGDEHIIIFAKRDVAKWEELTYDYRFFSIDERLACYCGFPRCRGVVNDTEAEEQQANIHASRSELKDWTEA, encoded by the exons ATGATCTCAATGTCGTGTATCTCAAAAcctttggaggaagaagaagaagaagatacgcAAATCAAAATCGAACTCAACGACGACCACCACCACGCTGAATCTGATCTTCCTGTTCGTTACGCCTCTCTTGAGAGCGTCTACTCcgtttcctcttcttcgtcttcattgTGTCGTATTAGCGCCCCTACTGCTTCATCATCACATAACAGAATCAATCCCCATAAGCAGCAATTCAGTCATGCGGATGGTTTTGAGTTGCGCTCTCATCGCCGACCTGATATTGTTCACGTTTATTGTCGTCGTAAGAGGAGGAGCAGGAAGCGGCGTGAGTCTTTCGTCGAGTTAGCAATATCTCAGAATGAGGGAGTGGAGAGAAAGGGTGGGATTGTGAAAACTGAAACTACggagcttgatgatgatgatgatgaggaggtggagaaggagaagaagaagaagccgaaGCCGAAGAGGAGGAGGGTTGGTAATGGCGAGCTTATGAATTTGGGCGTGGATTCTACTACTTTAAGTATCTCTGATACTCCGGGGTTAAGGGGATGTCGAATCAAAGCTGTGTGTAGCGGAAGTAAACAAAATGGATCTTCCCGGAGGAAGAAGAGTTTTGTCAAGAATCAGGAGAAGGTTCTCACAGCGTCTGCCACTGCTAAGAAATGGGTCAG GTTGAGTTATGATGGTGTTGATCCTACAACTTTCATTGGGCTACAATGCAAG GTTTTTTGGCCATTGGATGCTGTTTGGTATCCTGGTTCTATCATTGGATATAATGTAGAGACAAAGCATCACATT GTTAAatatggagatggagatggcgAGGAATTAGCTCTTCGTCGTGaaaagatcaaatttttaatttctcgtGACGAGATGGAGTTGCTAAACATGAAGTTTGGTACCAACGATGTGGCCGTTGATGGTCAAGATTATGATGAACTGGTTATATTGGCTGCTTCGTTTGAGGAGTGCCAAGATTTTGAGCCTAAAGACATCATATGGGCGAAACTAACTG GTCATGCTATGTGGCCAGCAATTATTGTGGATGAGTCTGTTATAGTAAAGCGGAAAGGTCTAAACAACAAGGCATCTGGAGGAAGATCAGTCCTCGTACAGTTTTTCGGCACCCATGATTTCGCTAG aATACAAGTCAAACAAGCGGTCTTATTTCTTAAAGGGCTTCTCTCACGATCTCCCCTGAAGTGCAAGCAACCTCGTTTTGAAGAGGCCATGGAGGAAGCAAAAAT GTACCTAAAAGAATATAAGCTTCCAGGAAGGATGGATCAACTTCAAAAAGTTGCTGATACTGATTGTTCGGAAAGGACTAATAGTGGAGAAGTGGACAGCTCAAACTCTGGTGATGATCACACAAAAGATGGAGAAGTCTGGTTGCGACCAATGGAACTTGGAGATTGCTTGCATAGAATCGGAGATCTGCAAATAATTAATCTTG GAAGGATCGTGACAGACTCCGAATTCTTCAAGGATAGTCAGCATACTTGGCCGGAAGGGTATACAGCTATAAGAAAGTTCATATCACTAAAAG ATCCTGATGCATCTGCCATGTACAAAATGGAAGTGCTTAGAGATGCTGAGTCAAAGAATCGCCCTGTTTTCAGAGTGACAACCAACAGCGGTGAGCAG TTCAAAGGGGAAACTCCATCTGCCTGCtggaataaaatatataataggaTAAAAAAGATTCAGAGTGCTTCCATTAGTCCTGATGTTATGGGTAAAGGACTTCTAGAATCTGGTACAGATATGTTTGGCTTCTCCAACCCAGAAGTCGATAAACTTATTCAG GGGCTATTACAATCCAAACCACCTTCAAAGGTTTCTCAGCGCAAATATAGTTCAGGAAAGTATCAAGATCATCCTACTGGTTACCGACCTGTACGGGTGGACTGGAAAGATCTTGATAAGTGTAATGTCTGCCACATGGATGAG GAATATGAGAACAATCTGTTCCTACAATGTGATAAATGTAGAATGATG GTCCATACTAGATGCTATGGGCAGTTGGAACCCCGTGATGGCATTCTGTGGTTATGCAACTTGTGTCGTCCTGGCGCTCTTGATATTCCTCCTCGATGTTGTCTTTGTCCTGTAGTAG GGGGTGCTATGAAGCCGACAACTGATGGGCGCTGGGCTCATCTGGCTTGTGCCATATGGATCCCAG AAACATGCTTACTGGATGTGAAGAAGATGGAACCTATCGATGGGATTAATAAAGTCAATAAG GATCGTTGGAAATTATTATGCAGCATCTGTGGTGTATCTTATGGAGCTTGTATCCAA TGTTCAAATAGTTCTTGTCGGGTGGCCTATCATCCACTATGTGCACGAGCTGCTGGTCTCTGTGTTGAG CTTGCAGATGAGGATAGGCTTTTTCTTCTATCAATGGAGGATGATGAAGCAGATCAGTGCATCCGCCTGCTTTCATTTTGCAAGAGGCATCGACAAACATCAAATAACCACCTAGAAACAGAGTACATTATCAAACCTGCTCATAATATTGCCAAGTACCTCCCACCTCCTAGTCCATCTGGCTGTGCTCGAACTG AGCCATATAATTATCTTGGAAGAAGAGGACGAAAGGAACCCGAAGCTCTTGCTGGTGCTTCTTCAAAACGTTTATTTGTTGAGAATCAGCCGTTTATTGTTGGCGGATACTCTCGACATGAAATTTCAACCTACGAACGCATATATGGATCAAAGATGTCACAAATTATTACTCCAAGCAATATTCTGTCTATGGCcgaaaaatatacatacatgaAGGAAACTTACAGGAAGAGATTAGCATTCG GGAAATCAGGAATCCATGGTTTTGGGATCTTTACAAAGCTTCCGCACAGGGCAGGAGATATG GTGATTGAATACACTGGGGAACTTGTTAGGGCGCCAATAGCTGACAAGAGAGAACATCTTATATACAACTCAATGGTG ggtGCTGGGACCTATATGTTTAGAATTGATAATGAGCGGGTCATAGACGCAACAAGAACAGGAAGTATTGCCCACCTGATCAATCACTCATGTGAG CCAAATTGCTATTCAAGAGTCATTAGTGTTAATGGTGATGAGCATATTATCATATTTGCAAAGAGGGATGTCGCAAAATGGGAGGAATTGACCTATGATTACAG ATTCTTTTCAATTGATGAGCGCCTTGCATGTTACTGTGGTTTCCCAAGATGCCGGGGTGTTGTTAATGACACAGAAGCTGAAGAACAACAGGCAAATATTCATGCTTCTCGCTCTGAGTTAAAAGATTGGACAGAAGCCTGA